A genomic segment from Luteolibacter ambystomatis encodes:
- a CDS encoding MIP/aquaporin family protein, with the protein MKRLLAECLGTFILVFAGTSAIVVNHTTGSVIGHAGIALVFGLVVLAMIHTFGDVSGAHLNPAVTLGFAAARRFPLNEVPGYLLAQFGGAITASMAVKLLFPQSITLGATLPSGGWQQSFILEAILTFILMLVILSVSTGAKEKGITAGIAIGGVVALEAMFAGPICGASMNPARSLGPALVSGHLDSLWIYLTATVLGALAAVPICIGIREPGCCDGKCH; encoded by the coding sequence ATGAAACGTCTCCTCGCCGAGTGCCTCGGCACCTTCATCCTCGTCTTCGCCGGGACCAGCGCGATCGTGGTGAACCACACCACCGGCAGCGTGATCGGCCATGCGGGGATCGCGCTGGTCTTCGGCCTGGTGGTGCTGGCGATGATCCACACCTTCGGCGATGTCAGCGGCGCGCATCTCAATCCGGCCGTGACGCTCGGCTTCGCAGCGGCACGGCGTTTTCCGTTGAACGAAGTGCCCGGCTACCTGCTCGCCCAATTCGGAGGGGCCATCACCGCCAGCATGGCGGTGAAACTACTATTCCCGCAGTCGATCACGCTCGGAGCCACGCTTCCTTCCGGCGGCTGGCAACAGAGTTTCATCCTGGAAGCGATCCTCACCTTCATCCTCATGCTGGTGATCCTCAGCGTCTCCACCGGCGCGAAGGAAAAGGGTATCACCGCGGGCATCGCCATCGGTGGCGTGGTCGCACTCGAGGCGATGTTCGCCGGTCCCATCTGCGGAGCCTCGATGAACCCCGCACGCTCGCTGGGTCCGGCGCTGGTTTCCGGACACCTGGACTCCCTCTGGATCTACCTCACCGCCACCGTGCTCGGCGCGCTGGCCGCCGTTCCGATCTGCATCGGTATCCGCGAACCCGGCTGCTGTGATGGCAAATGCCACTGA
- a CDS encoding TonB-dependent hemoglobin/transferrin/lactoferrin family receptor — protein sequence MLSLCLAGSVPAQDAAPVVDPEEKKQDAGKEDSGGILPQLEEMVVVATRTQRSWLDTAGTVASVDREALLQTGAQDLGGIVKYDPTVVVPFDMTTGDGAVAYAASGSSSFNIRGTEGNRVGVEVDGIRQPPEYASTSFDAGAETGAGGIGRDYFDPAMFQLVEILKGGASALYGSDAMGGMVSMKTLGSDDLLGKKNWGGFARTQYFSRNEGLAWQLGGAMKEGDFDIMLVYAGREGEETANNGTIPPDPMQMDSSAWLAKAGYGSGENHFLLTLENYHRSIHADMRSALHPSIEMFNIFKKSIDNWQAVDRQRISLNWLYEPVGGVIDTLDTHVYWQDADMGTRNRSTNPRRETGFPEEWGIDSTEGRNRRQKIDFETEIYGINSIARRDFELFGLKHRFLGGVDVSQENSSNRFDRIETDGVVLPNPDGGLPIVSTRTTVFDRISFAPSETNRLGIFIQDEIELSSRWSTTLGLRGDFHQINAELTPAYLARLGALLDLGLKPSSGYENFGLSPRFDLQYKITDHTRAYAGYSMGIRNPTAEELTMIFEHPAGGFQQITVPNPDLREELSHAFKLGYKGESGLGKVGIEAFFTKYRDYINGNVPVDTMPDGTVLVTTENIGAAIIYGLEASAEWNVGETDRRFDGFTLGLSSGRVYGENQTKGTALNTVDPWKTVGWIGYQEPDAKYGAKLLGTYTAAVTRTDDTTMNGRMFRPPAWFTLDIVAWYHPIESVTLNAGVNNLFNEKYWNWSTVRRGGGHLGLDVFGGQAGSVDDRSTAAGTNFYLSATYTF from the coding sequence ATGCTCTCGCTTTGCCTGGCGGGTTCGGTCCCGGCGCAGGACGCCGCTCCGGTCGTTGATCCGGAAGAGAAAAAGCAGGATGCCGGCAAGGAGGATTCCGGAGGCATCCTCCCACAGCTTGAGGAAATGGTGGTGGTGGCCACCCGCACGCAGCGGTCGTGGCTGGATACCGCGGGTACCGTAGCAAGCGTGGACCGCGAGGCGCTGCTTCAGACCGGCGCCCAGGATCTCGGTGGCATCGTGAAGTACGATCCCACCGTGGTGGTGCCGTTCGACATGACCACCGGCGATGGTGCCGTGGCCTATGCGGCGAGCGGATCGAGCAGCTTCAACATCCGCGGCACCGAGGGCAACCGCGTGGGCGTGGAGGTGGATGGCATCCGCCAGCCTCCGGAGTATGCCTCGACCTCCTTCGACGCGGGCGCGGAAACCGGCGCGGGCGGAATCGGCCGCGATTACTTCGATCCGGCGATGTTCCAGCTGGTGGAGATCCTCAAGGGCGGCGCGAGCGCGCTCTACGGCAGCGATGCCATGGGCGGCATGGTTTCGATGAAGACGCTGGGCTCCGACGATCTGCTGGGAAAGAAGAACTGGGGCGGCTTCGCACGCACCCAGTATTTCTCACGCAACGAGGGCCTCGCGTGGCAGCTCGGCGGGGCGATGAAGGAGGGGGACTTCGACATCATGCTCGTCTATGCCGGACGCGAGGGTGAGGAGACCGCCAACAATGGCACCATCCCGCCGGACCCGATGCAGATGGACAGCAGCGCGTGGCTCGCCAAGGCGGGCTATGGCTCCGGGGAAAACCACTTCCTGCTGACGCTGGAGAACTACCACCGCAGCATCCACGCGGACATGCGCAGCGCGCTCCATCCGTCGATCGAGATGTTCAACATCTTCAAGAAGAGCATCGACAACTGGCAGGCCGTGGACCGCCAGCGCATCAGCCTGAACTGGCTATACGAACCGGTGGGGGGCGTTATCGACACCTTGGACACGCATGTTTATTGGCAGGACGCGGACATGGGCACGCGCAACCGCAGCACCAATCCGCGCCGCGAGACCGGCTTCCCCGAGGAGTGGGGGATCGACTCCACCGAAGGACGCAACCGCCGCCAGAAGATCGATTTCGAAACCGAGATCTACGGCATCAATTCGATCGCGCGTCGCGACTTCGAGTTGTTCGGGTTGAAGCACCGCTTCCTCGGAGGCGTGGATGTTTCGCAGGAAAATTCATCGAACCGCTTCGACCGCATCGAGACCGATGGCGTGGTGCTGCCGAATCCGGACGGCGGCCTGCCCATCGTTTCCACCCGGACCACGGTGTTCGACCGCATCTCCTTCGCTCCCTCCGAGACCAACCGGCTGGGAATCTTCATCCAGGATGAGATCGAGCTGAGCTCGCGCTGGAGCACCACGCTGGGTCTCCGCGGTGACTTCCATCAGATCAATGCCGAACTGACTCCGGCGTATCTGGCGCGCCTTGGAGCCCTGCTCGATCTGGGCCTCAAGCCCTCCAGCGGCTACGAGAACTTCGGACTCTCGCCACGGTTCGATCTTCAATACAAGATCACCGATCACACGCGAGCCTACGCCGGATACAGCATGGGCATCCGCAATCCCACGGCGGAGGAGCTCACGATGATCTTCGAGCACCCCGCGGGCGGCTTCCAGCAGATCACCGTGCCGAATCCGGACCTGCGTGAAGAACTGAGCCACGCCTTCAAGCTGGGCTACAAGGGTGAGTCCGGGCTGGGCAAGGTGGGCATCGAGGCCTTCTTCACGAAGTATCGCGATTACATCAACGGCAACGTCCCGGTGGATACGATGCCGGACGGCACCGTGCTGGTGACCACGGAGAACATCGGCGCGGCGATCATCTACGGCCTCGAGGCCAGCGCGGAGTGGAACGTGGGCGAAACCGACAGGCGGTTCGATGGCTTCACGCTGGGCCTGAGTTCCGGGCGGGTCTATGGTGAAAACCAGACCAAGGGCACGGCGCTCAATACCGTCGATCCCTGGAAGACGGTGGGCTGGATCGGATATCAGGAACCGGATGCGAAATACGGGGCCAAGTTGCTCGGCACCTACACCGCCGCCGTCACCCGCACGGATGACACCACCATGAACGGACGGATGTTCCGGCCACCGGCGTGGTTCACGCTTGATATCGTCGCGTGGTATCACCCGATCGAAAGCGTCACGCTCAATGCCGGGGTGAACAACCTGTTCAACGAGAAGTATTGGAACTGGAGCACGGTCCGCCGGGGTGGCGGGCACCTGGGCCTCGATGTCTTCGGGGGTCAGGCGGGCTCGGTGGATGACCGGTCCACGGCTGCGGGCACCAACTTCTACCTCTCCGCGACCTATACTTTCTGA
- the tatA gene encoding twin-arginine translocase TatA/TatE family subunit, which translates to MNLPLAILSPVEIGLILVVLLLLFGAKKLPELARGVGKSLGEFHKGKAESEVEKPKSDSDKQA; encoded by the coding sequence ATGAATCTGCCTCTCGCCATTCTGAGCCCTGTCGAAATCGGTCTCATCCTCGTGGTCCTGTTGCTGCTCTTCGGCGCGAAGAAGCTGCCGGAGCTCGCCCGCGGCGTGGGCAAAAGCCTCGGTGAATTCCACAAGGGCAAGGCCGAAAGCGAAGTCGAGAAGCCGAAGAGCGACTCCGACAAGCAGGCCTGA
- a CDS encoding glycoside hydrolase family 76 protein encodes MKYPEPISRRNSLKTIGLGWMALQCPTLLQAQTKQPAPSRAREVTDWLDRYWDDKREIYMDKADKKNPTAIWAGGILFSTLVAAARHDKQRFQPMMNHYFKGLEAYWDPKVKIPGYEPLPTAGNGNDKYYDDNAWMVLTFLEAYEQTGEAKYLRRAKETHDFVLSGWDDQLGGGIWWHERHNDDAKNTCVNAPAALSCFRLSKFSDPKTAEKLIAQGKKIVEWTVKTLQSEDGLFMDHIKVSTGKISRARLTYNTALMLRCFLWLHSYTNDPAHLAEAKRVAKAADSFLDGNGVYRDLQKWSHLMVEADIEMYRHTKDDYYLNRAKKTCTAHYDSWKSAPKPEVIDNASCARELWLLEDLDSPAAVRFWQNSDNPRKS; translated from the coding sequence ATGAAATACCCCGAACCTATTTCCCGGCGCAACTCGCTGAAAACAATCGGACTAGGCTGGATGGCATTGCAGTGCCCCACCCTGCTCCAAGCCCAGACCAAGCAGCCCGCTCCGTCCCGCGCCCGTGAGGTGACGGACTGGCTCGACCGCTACTGGGACGACAAGCGCGAGATCTACATGGACAAGGCCGACAAGAAGAACCCCACCGCGATCTGGGCCGGGGGCATTCTGTTCTCCACGCTGGTCGCCGCCGCCCGCCACGACAAGCAACGCTTCCAGCCGATGATGAACCACTACTTCAAGGGGTTGGAGGCCTACTGGGACCCGAAGGTGAAGATTCCCGGCTACGAACCGCTACCCACCGCCGGCAATGGCAACGACAAGTACTACGACGACAACGCGTGGATGGTGCTCACCTTTCTGGAAGCCTACGAGCAAACCGGAGAGGCGAAGTACCTGCGCCGGGCGAAGGAGACGCACGACTTCGTCCTCAGCGGCTGGGACGACCAGCTCGGCGGCGGCATCTGGTGGCATGAACGCCACAATGATGATGCGAAAAACACCTGCGTGAACGCCCCCGCCGCCCTGAGCTGCTTCCGCCTTTCCAAGTTCAGCGATCCGAAGACGGCGGAGAAGCTCATTGCCCAGGGCAAAAAGATCGTCGAATGGACGGTGAAGACCCTGCAATCCGAGGACGGTCTGTTCATGGACCACATCAAGGTTTCCACCGGCAAGATCAGCCGCGCGCGCCTCACCTACAATACGGCACTGATGCTGCGCTGCTTCCTGTGGCTCCACAGCTACACCAATGATCCCGCCCACCTCGCGGAAGCCAAGCGCGTGGCGAAGGCCGCGGACTCGTTCCTGGATGGCAATGGCGTTTATCGCGATTTACAAAAGTGGTCGCACCTCATGGTCGAGGCGGATATCGAGATGTACCGCCACACCAAGGATGACTATTACCTGAACCGCGCCAAAAAGACCTGCACCGCACATTACGATTCGTGGAAATCCGCGCCAAAACCGGAGGTCATCGACAATGCCTCATGCGCCCGCGAATTGTGGCTGCTCGAAGACCTCGACAGCCCCGCCGCCGTGAGATTCTGGCAAAATTCGGACAACCCCCGGAAGTCCTGA
- a CDS encoding autotransporter-associated beta strand repeat-containing protein translates to MKPLRSPLLVSAFLTLCFGNAFAAPVPITLSGQTDYDGWANLTVAGGYTGVIFPGTAAWKTSGGSWTSYDPGTGAVGAIGSNTSASGDAVIYKIANGTAGGPYPAGASIYFGGASATINLAGGTLGFVDKTPVAGLKTVAFQAEIGEAFGYDFHDHAQPVLNYTTASGTFTLNASHSDLVSQVYSGSAAMPSGMEDIYKNIRGVQFDLSGVSEDILSYEVKFTGVQHAQLYAARIDQSSTAYAASVFPQATEWSGGGTSLLWSDTANWTGGALPVEGTKISFPTGTGVTLDAAHGASTLSISSASGVTIGSTGAALAIGEGGLITSSPGTVTHTISAPLKAGAFSLLTVGGGNTLDVSGDVLAPGFYKKGDGNLVLSGANTFTGNTYNQIILMGGTNTVTGTNTNTAAALLELYLKDTLVVLKGGDNRFGANFALNLYSRRFTQDATILSEENARLVLGDGVAKSDQSFTSIRADGVNIFNETTGIGTTGTSSDSAIVGGNAAVSTLTLTSPSYDQYNVPAFLGKIGGAGANENQLALVKQGPGVQILGGTSTYTGDTVIAGGMLRIDSATALPAASHVKLAGGVLGLGSGDLAGTLSSGPGEIEFTGDGGFAAFGGPLDETMLVMPRTVVLNGGAALTWGGGGFVADGKKLILSNIGADNNVDLTNAIDLGASPRVVRVDNGLGSADGRLSGVVSGTGGLVKTGTGTLELTAVNTYTGGTAVEGGTLTLNGDFGSIRGDVRLDPNTMLRLVNVGNYDSYYEDRIADTATITMKGATLEVHLPGGTEGTLFSEVFSKLKLESSANIFYTARNQVISGTVNQIVVQIGTLERVPGATIHFSGQSIGTDVKNQILLGTAPVLDDGIIGPWATTGTGSSGVAATEFVTYGTYGLTALTSYLAYTAAANDTTWTTSSNIKLNASSSTTGFTSTLTAPRVINTLNFLGARGGTVGNVLNLGGFALRVESGGIIGSGGSSTRTNKINNGTLTAGTGVNTASELVITASGATDIGATITDNGTGAVTLVKTGINTLTLGGANTYTGATILNQGTLALTAANLPNGADLKLRFGTALNLLHSSTDTIKGFQIDGVAQVRGTWGRIGSGAEHESAYILGNGRLLVTEGPAGSPFDAWTANQSLTAGVNDGKAHDPDHDGWNNLAEFAFDGAPLSGGSGGKLRSKPVEGPVLLTLAVRRNAGAFTVDANGLVSVLIDGVRYRIQGSADLVNWTLPVSEVTADADGMPPLSDPLGWEYRSFRLTTPGSSGFIRAKVTDTP, encoded by the coding sequence ATGAAACCTCTCCGCTCCCCGCTGCTCGTTTCCGCCTTCCTCACCCTCTGCTTCGGCAACGCTTTTGCGGCTCCCGTGCCGATCACCCTGAGCGGGCAAACGGACTACGACGGTTGGGCGAATCTCACCGTGGCGGGAGGCTATACGGGCGTCATCTTTCCTGGAACCGCGGCGTGGAAGACCTCGGGTGGCAGCTGGACCAGCTACGATCCAGGAACAGGCGCGGTAGGGGCCATCGGCTCGAACACGTCCGCCTCCGGCGATGCGGTGATCTACAAGATCGCCAACGGAACGGCCGGTGGTCCCTACCCGGCGGGCGCATCCATTTACTTCGGTGGTGCCTCGGCCACGATCAACCTCGCCGGTGGTACGCTCGGGTTCGTGGACAAGACTCCGGTGGCGGGACTCAAGACGGTGGCCTTCCAAGCGGAGATCGGCGAGGCATTCGGCTATGACTTCCACGACCACGCGCAGCCGGTGCTCAACTATACCACGGCCTCCGGGACATTCACGTTGAATGCCTCCCACTCGGATCTGGTCTCGCAGGTCTATAGTGGCAGCGCCGCGATGCCGAGCGGGATGGAGGACATCTACAAGAACATCCGCGGCGTCCAGTTCGACCTCAGCGGCGTGTCGGAGGACATCCTTTCCTATGAGGTGAAATTCACCGGCGTGCAGCACGCGCAGCTCTATGCGGCGCGGATCGACCAGAGCAGCACGGCCTACGCGGCAAGCGTTTTCCCGCAGGCCACGGAATGGAGTGGCGGCGGAACGAGCCTGCTGTGGAGTGACACGGCGAACTGGACCGGCGGCGCGCTGCCGGTGGAGGGAACCAAGATTTCCTTCCCCACCGGCACGGGGGTGACTCTGGATGCGGCCCACGGCGCGAGCACGCTGTCCATCTCATCCGCCAGCGGAGTCACGATCGGTTCCACTGGCGCCGCATTGGCGATCGGCGAGGGCGGCTTGATCACCAGCTCTCCGGGCACCGTGACCCACACGATCTCCGCGCCATTGAAGGCCGGCGCGTTCAGTTTGCTCACCGTGGGCGGGGGGAACACGCTGGATGTCTCCGGCGATGTCCTCGCCCCGGGCTTCTACAAGAAGGGCGATGGCAATCTCGTGCTCTCCGGTGCCAACACCTTCACCGGCAACACCTACAACCAGATCATCCTGATGGGCGGCACGAACACCGTGACCGGCACCAACACCAATACAGCGGCCGCACTGTTGGAGCTGTATTTGAAAGACACGCTGGTGGTGCTGAAGGGGGGCGACAACCGCTTCGGAGCCAATTTCGCGCTGAACCTCTACAGCCGCCGGTTCACCCAGGATGCCACGATCCTGTCCGAGGAGAACGCGAGGCTAGTGCTCGGTGATGGCGTTGCGAAGTCGGACCAATCGTTCACCTCCATCCGCGCGGATGGCGTGAACATTTTCAATGAGACCACGGGCATCGGCACCACCGGGACGAGCTCGGATTCGGCGATTGTGGGTGGCAATGCCGCGGTCTCCACGCTCACGCTCACGTCTCCCTCCTACGATCAGTATAACGTCCCGGCATTCCTTGGGAAAATCGGTGGAGCGGGTGCGAATGAAAACCAGCTCGCGCTGGTGAAGCAGGGGCCGGGCGTGCAGATCCTCGGCGGCACCAGCACCTACACGGGGGACACCGTGATCGCGGGCGGCATGCTGCGCATCGACAGCGCCACCGCTCTGCCTGCCGCGAGTCATGTGAAGCTCGCTGGTGGCGTGCTCGGCCTCGGTTCGGGCGATCTTGCTGGAACACTGAGCAGCGGTCCCGGCGAGATCGAGTTCACTGGTGACGGGGGCTTCGCGGCTTTCGGCGGTCCCTTGGACGAGACGATGCTGGTGATGCCGCGCACGGTGGTCCTGAACGGCGGCGCGGCGCTGACGTGGGGCGGCGGCGGTTTCGTGGCGGATGGCAAGAAGCTGATCCTCTCGAACATCGGCGCGGACAACAACGTGGACCTCACCAACGCGATCGACCTCGGCGCATCCCCGCGCGTGGTGCGGGTGGACAACGGCCTCGGTTCGGCCGACGGGCGTCTCAGCGGCGTGGTCTCCGGCACCGGTGGTTTGGTGAAGACAGGCACCGGCACGCTGGAACTGACCGCCGTGAACACGTATACCGGAGGCACCGCGGTGGAGGGCGGAACGTTGACCCTGAACGGCGACTTCGGCTCGATCCGTGGTGATGTCCGGCTCGATCCGAACACCATGCTGCGGCTGGTCAATGTCGGAAACTACGACTCCTACTATGAAGATCGTATCGCTGACACGGCCACGATCACGATGAAGGGGGCGACCTTGGAGGTCCATCTCCCCGGCGGCACGGAGGGCACCCTCTTCTCCGAAGTGTTCTCGAAGCTGAAGCTCGAATCGAGCGCGAACATCTTCTACACCGCGCGCAACCAGGTCATCAGCGGGACGGTCAACCAGATCGTCGTCCAGATCGGCACGCTCGAGCGCGTTCCGGGGGCGACCATCCATTTCTCCGGCCAATCCATCGGCACGGATGTGAAGAACCAGATCCTGCTGGGCACGGCTCCGGTGCTGGATGATGGCATCATCGGGCCGTGGGCGACCACCGGCACCGGATCGTCCGGCGTGGCGGCCACCGAGTTCGTGACCTACGGGACCTATGGCCTCACGGCGCTCACCAGCTACCTCGCCTACACGGCGGCCGCGAACGACACCACGTGGACCACCAGTTCCAACATCAAGCTCAACGCGAGTTCCTCCACCACCGGCTTCACCAGCACGTTGACGGCTCCGCGCGTCATCAACACCCTGAACTTCCTCGGAGCCCGCGGCGGCACGGTCGGTAATGTTCTCAATCTCGGCGGCTTCGCGCTGCGGGTGGAGAGCGGCGGGATCATCGGCAGCGGCGGCAGCAGCACCCGCACGAACAAGATCAACAACGGCACGCTCACCGCGGGCACCGGAGTGAACACGGCCTCCGAGCTGGTGATCACGGCGAGTGGCGCCACGGACATCGGCGCCACGATTACGGACAATGGCACCGGAGCCGTCACGCTGGTGAAGACCGGCATCAACACCCTCACCCTGGGCGGGGCGAACACCTACACCGGTGCGACCATCCTGAACCAGGGCACGCTGGCGCTTACCGCCGCCAACCTTCCAAATGGAGCGGATCTGAAGCTGAGATTCGGCACCGCGCTGAATCTCCTGCATTCCTCCACGGATACCATCAAGGGATTCCAGATCGATGGCGTGGCCCAGGTGCGCGGCACGTGGGGGCGGATCGGATCGGGCGCGGAGCACGAGTCCGCCTACATCCTCGGAAACGGCAGGCTGCTGGTGACGGAGGGACCGGCCGGATCACCGTTCGATGCATGGACCGCGAACCAGTCCCTCACCGCAGGCGTCAATGATGGCAAGGCCCACGATCCGGACCATGATGGCTGGAACAACCTCGCGGAGTTCGCGTTCGATGGTGCGCCGCTTTCCGGTGGGAGCGGCGGCAAGCTGCGCTCGAAGCCGGTGGAGGGCCCGGTGCTGCTCACGTTGGCGGTCCGCAGGAACGCGGGGGCCTTCACGGTGGATGCCAATGGTCTCGTCTCCGTGCTGATCGATGGAGTCCGCTACCGCATCCAGGGCAGCGCCGATCTGGTGAACTGGACGCTGCCGGTTTCCGAAGTGACCGCGGATGCGGATGGCATGCCGCCGCTTTCCGATCCGCTGGGCTGGGAATACCGCAGCTTCCGCCTGACCACGCCGGGTTCAAGCGGCTTCATCCGCGCCAAGGTCACGGACACTCCTTGA
- a CDS encoding sigma-70 family RNA polymerase sigma factor yields MADTPNSGPPPDTLSSGGFEELVADHQKRIYFFIRSMVFQPEDAGDILQDVNLILIRKREKFKMGTDFKSWAFAIARFECLAYLSRRKKTVLQSLDTGVLESLADRAEERADDVEPWLRALEECRRGLPDESARLLSLRYQHQVMLETIAAQWQTSVGALKQKLLRIRIQLKNCILKRRGKEITGNDGFCP; encoded by the coding sequence ATGGCCGACACCCCGAACAGCGGACCGCCGCCAGACACCCTCTCATCCGGCGGTTTCGAAGAATTGGTCGCGGACCATCAAAAGCGAATCTACTTCTTCATCCGCTCGATGGTGTTCCAACCGGAAGACGCCGGGGACATCCTGCAGGACGTGAACCTGATCCTGATCCGCAAGCGGGAGAAATTCAAAATGGGCACGGACTTCAAGTCCTGGGCATTCGCGATCGCACGCTTCGAGTGCCTCGCCTACCTTTCGCGACGGAAGAAGACGGTCTTGCAATCCCTGGACACCGGAGTGCTGGAAAGCCTGGCCGACCGCGCGGAAGAACGTGCGGATGATGTCGAACCATGGCTGCGCGCCTTGGAAGAGTGCCGCCGCGGATTGCCCGATGAATCGGCACGGTTGCTTTCCCTGCGCTATCAGCATCAGGTGATGCTGGAAACGATCGCCGCCCAATGGCAAACCTCCGTGGGAGCTCTGAAACAGAAGCTTCTGCGCATCCGCATCCAGCTCAAAAACTGCATCCTGAAACGCCGCGGAAAGGAAATCACCGGAAATGACGGTTTTTGCCCGTAA
- a CDS encoding arsenate reductase ArsC — protein sequence MSSLPIILVLCTGNSCRSHLAEGILRNALGDRFRIESAGSKPAGYVHPLAIRAMEEINIDISSHRSKHLDEFLSDTVETVITVCGHADQACPMFPGQMNRHHFPFDDPAHATGTEDEQMAVFRRVRDEIRTVFEAYAAGRLDSLRA from the coding sequence ATGTCCTCCCTCCCCATCATCCTCGTCCTCTGCACCGGCAATTCCTGCCGCTCCCACCTCGCTGAAGGTATCCTGCGCAACGCACTCGGCGACCGCTTCCGCATCGAAAGCGCCGGATCGAAGCCCGCCGGTTACGTCCATCCGCTCGCCATCCGCGCCATGGAGGAAATCAACATCGACATCAGCAGCCATCGTTCGAAGCACCTCGATGAGTTTCTGAGCGACACCGTGGAAACCGTCATCACGGTCTGCGGCCATGCCGACCAGGCCTGCCCGATGTTCCCCGGCCAGATGAACCGCCACCATTTCCCCTTTGATGATCCCGCGCACGCCACCGGCACGGAGGACGAGCAGATGGCCGTCTTCCGCCGGGTGCGCGATGAGATCCGCACCGTCTTCGAAGCCTATGCGGCGGGGCGGCTCGATTCCCTCCGAGCCTGA